ATGTTTATTGCATCAAACAACTTACTTGATCATTATCATTAGTAGCAAGCTGCCACACAATTGCAACCGCTGTGTTTTTGCCATAGGCGCCCGCTGGGACACCCAAGCAGGAACCATTGTTGAAGCCCGTCTCAAGGAGCTGGCATGCCCTATGCCGGTCATCTTTGCAAAAGCCACCCCCGTGGACAGACAAGAAACCAAACAGACCTACGAGTGCCCTGTGTATAGAACCAAACTGAGAGGCCCCAGCTACATCTGGACCTTCAGGCTGAAGAGCGAAGAGAAGACTGCAAAATGGGTTCTGGCTGGAGTGGCTCTGCTTCTAGAAGCGTAAGGTAACACTGGCATTCCTCTAGCctctgctggagtgcagtgaggatTTTCTAGCATGTTGCTGCACTGTTCCCATGCACATTATTCTAACTTTTTAGTAACTCACACGTGCATTCTTTTTTCAACGCTATCCTTAGAgtgaaagtcagaaaaaaatactagaaacTAACTcagggctgagcgtggtggcacacgactgtaatcccagttactcaggaggtaggagaatcacttgaacctaggaggcaaaggttgcagtgagccgaggttgcaccactgcactccctcctgggcaacagaacaagactccatctcaaaaaaaaaaaagtacatcatAAAAGTACATCATATGTGAACATGCAAAAGCAATGCAGCCGGAAAGAAcggagattttaatttttaacaaacaacaaattaaattattagcccttaaactctttcaaaatataaaagcagCAGGCCCCAGGTGAGTCCTGAAGGAAGAGGCTAGCACTCTGTAAGGCCTCCAGTGTCCAGTGTCTACAATGTTGATGGTCCCCTTTTGTTCAGtcaagttttaataaaaataaaactgttctaCAGTTAATTGCACTTTGTTCAGTGTAAATTTCCAATGACCAAGAGCAGGTTAAACGATGTGTGTGGTCTATTAAACTGTGGTCACTCGTGCTAAGGCACACTTGGCCTGGAGTGAGTTACTGTTTGGGAAGCCAAAGATAGATAGATCAAGTGCAGGAGCTGATCATACAATGTTTTCTCTCTAACTTACTTACCTGAACTTTAACCCCACCCCATTTAAACTGTGCTTTTTAATAACTGGCAGATATTTTTAACAAAGTTCAGCATACAGACAGGTCTGTGCATACATCTATATAGATTCCTCTGCTCTGCTGTCTTCCTGAGAAATCTTTGTAAGCATATAAACAATCTTTaacaaaaaatagtaatttcTACAAAGAATTTCTGTATAAAAACACAACtgtaaaaaaatctttcttaggCACCAATGGTATGCATGTCTTGTTGGAGTACTCTATGGTGAGGTGGCTGGttctgtttgttttcctcttaATTGTCTTCTACCAGCTCCTTTTGTAAGCTGGGAAAAAGATGAGAAGTATTTGGTAAAGTAGTACAAATACACAAATGGCATTCTAGGCTTGAGAGATTCCACAATCATCTAAGAGTACAAAGCCAGAACCCAGATCTCCTGACACTCGAAATCCTGACAATTTATGCATCAATATCCGTATACCCTCTGGTGTAGTACGCCCCAAGCATGACTTGCCTCACTCCCGCATTCCAGAACCACGATTCAGAGTTTATTAATTACATAAATGAAACTTGTAACTCACATTCTGTCCTCTTGCCCTGAACTCTCTCTCTGCActaggattatggctgcctcttcATAATCTGTGTCTTTCCCCTCAGCCtgccttgtttgtttgttccttccATTTCTGTCATACACCTCAAGGAGAAATTTTGGTTAAAGGCAACGTGGAGTTGAGTTGAAAAATCTAGCAAAGGAGAAGATTCCCTAATAGGGAAAATATCAGGCCTGAGCTTTTCCAATGCAAACAGATACAGAATGGATGGTACTCGTGGTTTATATAAGTAAGTAAGTCACACGGGAAGGCAACAACTACTTGCCCAGAGGGTCTCCTGTGCTCAGCCTCAAGATTTCAAGCTGTTTTGTAAGCTGCTAGAGACTTACTTACCTCTCCAGATATTCCTTAACATTGTCATAACCATAAAACTTGGCCAGATGAATGAGGATTCCTGTGGCACAGCGGCCGTCACGCTTCCGACAGTAGCTGCAATTGCAGATCCCACGACAGGGGGGACACACCCAATCCTAACAGAGAGATGACAGCAGACACTTCGCTCATTATCTACAGGGTCTGGCAAGAACTGGGATTCGGATCCAGAATGGCTCAGCTGGCCTCTCCTCCAACCTTTAATCACATGGCATCTTTCAGTCTACGTCCCAGGGGGCTCCTCACAAGGCAGGAAGGCTGAATCACCCCACGTCACATGCAAACACTGAAAAATGACACCTTTTAGGGCTCCTTGCTTAAAAATTATGGAGATTTTCACAAGCATTTGGCCAAGCACAGGGCCCTGTGCGAGCATGCAGGTCACAGGCCCAGGATGTCAGCCCTGGTTTAGGAGCACAAGGTTTCCAAAATATCAAGGTATGAATTTCAGCCCTTTCAATGTGTGCTTATTGTTGAATGACTAACCTGAGCAGCAGTTTGTTTGTCTGTCAGTTGAGGACCATATATTTACCCCATGACTGCTGCCTAAGAGGTCACACTCGGGAGCAGGACTGCCCCAGGCTCAAGGTCGTGCCTACTCACCATGATACTATGTCTCATTTTACCGAGGGAGCTGAGAGAGGTTATACACCTATTTCATGGGATTAAACAAATTTATGGTAACAGAGTGAGCGACAGCttgcacagtgccaggcacacagagaGCACTCtatactgcaatctccacctccctctcagcctggcccaggaaaaacaaaacaaatcagagGGAAATCACTTTGCTGAAGGACAGGTACAGGGATTACTTGCATAAAACTAGAGGACTGTAAGCAAGTTTTGCTCTGACAATGGAAAATCTAACAACATTAATTCTTCTATTCACTGGTCAGCTTGCTCTCCTTCCAGAAGGAAtccctatttttcattttccctggAGCCTTAAGATACAAATGGAAGGGAAAAACCAGAGTTCTGGAGCTCCCTAGTTCCCAGTGAGAACCCAGGAGGCCCATCTTTATAGCTTGCTTCCTTCACCAATACAATTTACAACAAATGCAAACACTGTTCCTACCGGGTCCAGCAATGCCGATCTGACATCCTCCCCATAGCGGTTCCGCAGGCATGGTCCACAGAACTGTCCTCGCACACCACAGCAACCCTGGTTCCGACACACTGTCTTGGTGTCGATGGTCTTTTGTCGACACTGATGGCACGTGTTACCCTACAGGGGGAAGGCAGTGAGCAGGTGAACACAGGGATATGCTGATGCCCAATGAGGCCAGATGCCACCATGTGCATTTCcaagtatatgaagaaataccccCGTCTCCTCGAATCAAGCAGGACTGTTTTCCTAAGAACCACAGCATTGTCTCTAGACcggggtccccagcccccaggctagaaccagtctgtggcctgtttggaaccgggctgcacagcaggaagtgagcagcgGACGggcgagcattaccgcctgagctctgcctcctgtcagatcagcagcagcattagattctcataggagcacaaaccctctATTGTGAattgcacatgtgagggatctaggttgtgcaccctttataagaatctaatgcccgatgatctgaggtggaacagtttcatcctgaaaccatccccttcCTGCCCCCCaaatccatggaaaaactgtctttcacaaaaccagtccctggtgccaaaaaggttggggaccactgctctagaaTGTAACCATCACAGGTCTGTGGCCAGAGAAACATATTAGGTCAGATGAGGCTGAGCAGAGACCCAGAAGGAATGAAATGATCAGGCTGTCAGGAAGAGAGACCAGAGAAAAGCTTGAGGCAGGGGTGGCAGAGCCCCTGAAAGGTGACAGGTGACTGAGGGGCAATGAGCCTTGGGTGGCATCACCTCGGCCCCAGCCTAGCTCTGCAGACCTGGATACCTTCAATGtgagatctatttttttttaaatattggcaacTAAATTTAAAACTTGACAGTGTCCCGTTACATatccagaaaaacacaaaaaaaatgcaGAACGCAAAGCCTCCCTCTAAATCACCATTTAGAAGAAATTTAACCCATTTCCTACCAAAGATATTCTGCCAAACTTTAATTTCTATGGTTATATTACCCCCCAAATATACTTTTTTCAATATTTAGAACATAAAACTATATGCTTAAACCATTAACAGTTACATATAAAAATCCCTTTTAAACTATACCGTTCCCTTCCCCCAGATTCTACGCATCCCTAAGAGAGACCGCCGTCCAGATGGGAATTACTGCACTAGGCTGCCTCCCCTTTCCCAGGTACAGCTGACTTTTGACCCTCCAATTCAGAGCCTGGCTCTGAGCCCTTGGTGAGATGGCATAAGCCCTGATAGAGTTTAAAAACAAGTGAGATTTCAATACCAATGCCTTCGACTCCCAATAAGAATGACAATTAATGTATACTTTACCAGAACTTTATCATAGATTTTATCTCGAACAGTTATGGCAACATTTTCTAAGTCCTCTTCGGTGATATCCTCCACTGGCCGAAAAGAAGATATACGGTGACGTCGTCTGTACTCCCGGCATTTCCCCTGCACAATGAACACAAGCAGAACATGGAGATGTGTTGAGcagttataaaaaaattataaatattttaaactctcaAAGATCTAGCACCATTAATGTTAACCCCGTCCCTCTTCTATTTCCCTGCAGccatttcatttagttatttactGAGCTCCTGCCACCTGCCAAGCTTCCTTCTCAGCAAGGCGATACAATCATAAAGGAGGAACTCAAGGTTTTTGGTTCTTTGCTGTAAACTCTGTGGAGAGGTGAACCACACTGAACAGCCAAACCCACAAATGGGTCCACAGTTGCTCCCTCCAaactgaaagcgcttgaaacgccTCATGCCTAAAACAGAAAGGCAAGGAGGAATCACTGCACTTTTCTTTATTGCCTGCAGCAGAGATTAAAGCAGGGTCCTAACAAATGAGCTGCTTCTCAGCTCGGCTTGGATAAAAGACTCTCTCTGTGACCTCCAGCTTAGACCAGGGctgcttctcaaagtgtgatctcAGGAGCAATGGCatcacctgggaagcagagagaaATGCAAGTTCTCAGCTGCCGCAGACCCACGGGGTCAGAACCAGCCCTGGGGTGACAGTGACGTGCGTTCACGTTTGGAGGGATGGTAGCTCAGACAAAAACTAATTCATGTATTAGTCAGAAAATACCCCAATTGTCTTCCTTCTTCGGAAGCTGTAAAACTCTTCCGCAAATTTAGCGGCTGAGACAGTGAAGTTCTCTAGAGCAAACTTCTCAGGAGGCCGCGCACTCCGGGTTGGGTTCATACGCCGCGTGATCTGTCCCTCCGAGAAGGCCCGCCTCACTGTCTTCTTCCTCTGAAATCAAGAGCACAGACAGAGACAACTGGGGACTCTCTCGAATAAAAGCCGTCTGGTGGCTGATCACCATATATCAGTATTGGTATAATTATAAGGAGTTCTACTTACAGAAGCTGAGGTTGGGGTTCGTACTGGGAAGAAATCTGGCATCGAGTTCAATTCCGCCAATAACTGGGCAAGCTGAAGttcagaacaaaagaaagaatcttaCAAAAATAGGGCTCCAGGTTTAGGTCATCCAACACCTATCTCAAGTCTTCCATTTTGCCACCATAAGAAACCTAACTTGAATAGTTTATATAACCCACAACAGTTATACTTTTAACCTCACATGTAAAGATTGTACCTCCAGACCTGAGATGCTGATGTCATCATTCATATGAATGAACACTAGCCTATTCCTTATATATAAGGACAACACAACACTATGAAAACAGTCCTGGAATGATCAAGACCTGGAGCATGAGGTTCCGATCCCGACTCGGAGGCTAATCCAAGGCGGTGTGACCCTGGGACAATTCATTTTGCACACGTGAGTCTCAAGTTTCAGGatgttcaaaaaagaaaaagctcaacTAGATTATTTCGATGGTTATTTAGAACTCCAAAAGTCTGATTCTTTAAATAGATTAATTTCTCATCAATCAAAGTaatctatgaagatattcctacGTGAACTAATAATACCAAATAATAGGCATTAATATGCCAGAGAATTTAATTAGGATTCGTTTTAGTTTATACAATTATATGAGTGCCaccaaaaaaatcataaagaaaatagcTTATTTTAAAGATGCAGATGGATACAGTGCTGAAAATTTCCCTTAGCTAAGTAAAAATGTTTCTTAGGATAAAAATAATCCGAAAGTAGGCATTCCATTTTTGTAAGTAATTTATATTAGACATATAAGCTTGCATATACAGTATCACtgcatcattctttttttaaaaggaaaagattaaaaaattaccaaaatgctAAAAGGGATAAGTGGtagaactatttaaaaaaaaactgtagataAACAATTATGAAGCAAACAATGATTCTCTACAATGATCAGATTAACAGTAATTGATTATATacagaaaaaccaaatatatGTAACAAAGATTTCACCTGGTTCCATTCATTGTTCTAATGAAGACAATGTAGAGTGAATTAACACTGTTGAGGTTGTTTTAATTCCTAGACCTCTTCCAT
The sequence above is a segment of the Homo sapiens chromosome 7, GRCh38.p14 Primary Assembly genome. Coding sequences within it:
- the CDCA7L gene encoding cell division cycle-associated 7-like protein isoform 3 (isoform 3 is encoded by transcript variant 3), whose amino-acid sequence is MELATRYQIPKEVADIFNAPSDDEEFVGFRDDVPMETLSSEESCDSFDSLESGKQVVESDLSDDGKASLVSEEEEDEEEDKATPRRSRSRRSSIGLRVAFQFPTKKLANKPDKNSSSEQLFSSARLQNEKKTILERKKDCRQVIQREDSTSESEDDSRDESQESSDALLKRTMNIKENKAMLAQLLAELNSMPDFFPVRTPTSASRKKTVRRAFSEGQITRRMNPTRSARPPEKFALENFTVSAAKFAEEFYSFRRRKTIGGKCREYRRRHRISSFRPVEDITEEDLENVAITVRDKIYDKVLGNTCHQCRQKTIDTKTVCRNQGCCGVRGQFCGPCLRNRYGEDVRSALLDPDWVCPPCRGICNCSYCRKRDGRCATGILIHLAKFYGYDNVKEYLESLQKELVEDN
- the CDCA7L gene encoding cell division cycle-associated 7-like protein isoform 1 (isoform 1 is encoded by transcript variant 1), which translates into the protein MELATRYQIPKEVADIFNAPSDDEEFVGFRDDVPMETLSSEESCDSFDSLESGKQQDVRFHSKYFTEELRRIFIEDTDSETEDFAGFTQSDLNGKTNPEVMVVESDLSDDGKASLVSEEEEDEEEDKATPRRSRSRRSSIGLRVAFQFPTKKLANKPDKNSSSEQLFSSARLQNEKKTILERKKDCRQVIQREDSTSESEDDSRDESQESSDALLKRTMNIKENKAMLAQLLAELNSMPDFFPVRTPTSASRKKTVRRAFSEGQITRRMNPTRSARPPEKFALENFTVSAAKFAEEFYSFRRRKTIGGKCREYRRRHRISSFRPVEDITEEDLENVAITVRDKIYDKVLGNTCHQCRQKTIDTKTVCRNQGCCGVRGQFCGPCLRNRYGEDVRSALLDPDWVCPPCRGICNCSYCRKRDGRCATGILIHLAKFYGYDNVKEYLESLQKELVEDN
- the CDCA7L gene encoding cell division cycle-associated 7-like protein isoform 2 (isoform 2 is encoded by transcript variant 2), giving the protein METLSSEESCDSFDSLESGKQQDVRFHSKYFTEELRRIFIEDTDSETEDFAGFTQSDLNGKTNPEVMVVESDLSDDGKASLVSEEEEDEEEDKATPRRSRSRRSSIGLRVAFQFPTKKLANKPDKNSSSEQLFSSARLQNEKKTILERKKDCRQVIQREDSTSESEDDSRDESQESSDALLKRTMNIKENKAMLAQLLAELNSMPDFFPVRTPTSASRKKTVRRAFSEGQITRRMNPTRSARPPEKFALENFTVSAAKFAEEFYSFRRRKTIGGKCREYRRRHRISSFRPVEDITEEDLENVAITVRDKIYDKVLGNTCHQCRQKTIDTKTVCRNQGCCGVRGQFCGPCLRNRYGEDVRSALLDPDWVCPPCRGICNCSYCRKRDGRCATGILIHLAKFYGYDNVKEYLESLQKELVEDN